The following proteins are encoded in a genomic region of Brachypodium distachyon strain Bd21 chromosome 1, Brachypodium_distachyon_v3.0, whole genome shotgun sequence:
- the LOC100822472 gene encoding transcription termination factor MTEF1, chloroplastic, protein MEELLLRHASHGRLSRPAAPRRLRVVAVALRARPSSLAVPGFPPPTAPAPAPALMEHVLPSPPVASDAAAVLLEAGVPQDDLRRAAGMCPELMSVPVETIRAALRFLTEEAGVPADELPRVLRRRPRLLVSPVSARLRPTLYFLRALGVPDLHRRADLLSFSVEGKLLPRIEFLEESLGLPSRAARSMARRFPALFCYGIDGNMRPKAEYLLGAMGRGADELFDFPEYFSYALATRIAPRHEACAARGVRMPLPAMLRPGDTKFEACLSGCVGSTPPRRRSPLWHAYWVDGAGAGVGEVVERARRDDASDAS, encoded by the coding sequence ATGGAGGAGCTCCTTCTGCGCCACGCCAGCCACGGCCGCCTCTCGAGGCCAGCggcgccccgccgcctccgcgtcgTGGCCGTCGCGCTAAGAGCCAGGCCGAGCAGCCTCGCCGTCCCGGGCTTCCCGCCCCCAAcggcgccagcgccggcccCGGCCCTGATGGAGCACgtgctgccgtcgccgcccgtgGCCTCGGACGCCGCGGCGGTCCTGCTCGAGGCCGGCGTGCCGCAAGACGACCTCCGGCGCGCGGCGGGTATGTGCCCGGAGCTCATGTCCGTGCCCGTGGAGACCATCCGGGCGGCGCTGCGGTTCCTGACCGAGGAGGCCGGGGTGCCCGCCGATGAGCTCCCCCgcgtgctgcggcggcgcccgcgcctGCTCGTGTCCCCGGTATCCGCCAGGCTCCGGCCCACGCTCTACTTCCTCCGCGCGCTCGGCGTTCCGGacctccaccgccgcgccgaccTGCTCTCCTTCTCCGTGGAGGGCAAGCTGCTCCCGCGGATCGAGTTCCTGGAGGAGTCGCTGGGCCTCCCTTCCCGCGCCGCGCGCTCCATGGCCCGGCGATTCCCGGCGCTCTTCTGCTACGGCATCGACGGCAACATGCGGCCCAAGGCGGAGTACCTCCTGGGCGCCATGGGCCggggcgccgacgagctcttCGACTTCCCGGAGTACTTCTCCTACGCGCTCGCCACGCGCATCGCGCCGCGCCACGAGGCGTGCGCCGCGCGCGGCGTCAGGATGCCGCTGCCGGCCATGCTCCGGCCCGGGGACACCAAGTTCGAGGCTTGCCTCTCGGGCTGCGTCGGGTCCACGCCACCGAGGCGACGGTCCCCGTTGTGGCACGCCTACTGGgtggacggcgccggcgccggcgtgggcGAGGTGGTCGAGAGGGCCAGGCGTGACGACGCGAGCGATGCGTCGTAA
- the LOC100824221 gene encoding ER membrane protein complex subunit 4, whose product MEKGKGLARRWAVELHDASSSSSSFPDPPGFTRSAPEADDAATARQRKDSEVAWKGQKAWEVAQAPFKNLMMMGFMMWMAGSTVHLFSIGIVFSALFQPFNALRSVGKVFEPFKDPRVDTLAPKLLFIALNLAAMGLGVWKLNTLGLLPTNASDWVSSLSPAREVEYSGGGIPLI is encoded by the exons atggAGAAGGGCAAGGGCCTCGCCCGCCGTTGGGCAGTGGAGCTCCACGacgcatcctcctcctcgtcctccttcCCGGACCCCCCCGGCTTCACCAGATCTGCTCCCGAAGCG GATGACGCCGCCACTGCGCGGCAGCGGAAAGATTCCGAGGTCGCCTGGAAGGGGCAG AAAGCGTGGGAGGTGGCGCAGGCGCCCTTCAAGAACCTGATGATGATGGGTTTCATGATGTGGATGGCTGGCAGCACTGTCCACCTGTTCAGCATCGGCATCGTCTTCTCTGCTCTGTTTCAGCCCTTCAACGCACTCCGATCCGTCGGGAAAG TTTTTGAACCATTCAAGGACCCCAGGGTGGATACACTTGCACCTAAGTTGCTCTTCATTGCTCTCAACTTGGCTGCTATGGGTTTGGGTGTATGGAAG CTTAACACATTGGGTCTTCTTCCAACAAATGCATCTGATTGGGTATCTTCGCTGTCTCCTGCTCGG GAGGTTGAATATTCTGGTGGAGGGATCCCCTTGATCTAA